In Nocardia asteroides, the following proteins share a genomic window:
- a CDS encoding trypsin-like serine protease produces MLLPRMGRTPSARSSRRARKSVIAASAAILLFGPTMAVADAQPEPAADLPAQLVQAVTRDLKISPEEYLRRADVAQQVAAFSTTAQRQFPQAFAGAWLNDAGNAVVALAQGPGADQAREAASSAGFEVRNVAKSESALRGEKTAFENWLAAAPPEVAALVRGVVIDPVNNAIAVRVDQAGLPLPSFIDPSRVVVTAPPVAGERVDLTATPVAGDGNGALAGGDGYASVVGRSSLRCSLGFNGTDRGGNVINITAGHCNPDIGSAGTGSAAAVYELNGDKAGAQLGTFQKSVLGEQDYSIIRVNDNARARFENNLVRVPGNAPIAVDGVATPVVGAPVCKSGSRTGFSCGIINGVDQTVQVGDRQLTQSFSANICALPGDSGGAIVTGRLALGISSASSVADYPICEIPNIIGAITGDVPQLFAQPLSVVLSDNPGLAVRTN; encoded by the coding sequence ATGCTCCTGCCACGTATGGGTCGCACCCCGTCCGCGCGAAGCTCGAGAAGAGCTCGGAAGTCCGTGATCGCCGCGTCTGCGGCGATTCTGCTGTTCGGCCCCACGATGGCGGTTGCCGACGCGCAGCCCGAACCCGCCGCCGATCTGCCCGCCCAGCTGGTGCAGGCCGTCACCCGCGATCTGAAGATCTCGCCGGAGGAGTACCTGCGCCGCGCCGATGTCGCGCAGCAGGTCGCCGCGTTCTCCACCACCGCCCAGCGCCAGTTCCCGCAGGCCTTCGCCGGCGCCTGGCTCAACGACGCGGGCAACGCCGTCGTCGCGCTGGCCCAGGGCCCCGGCGCCGACCAGGCCCGCGAGGCCGCGTCCTCGGCCGGTTTCGAGGTCCGCAACGTCGCCAAGAGCGAGTCCGCGCTGCGCGGCGAGAAGACCGCGTTCGAGAACTGGCTGGCCGCCGCGCCGCCGGAGGTCGCCGCCCTGGTGCGTGGCGTCGTCATCGATCCGGTGAACAACGCGATCGCGGTGCGCGTGGACCAGGCCGGTCTGCCGCTGCCCAGCTTCATCGACCCGTCCCGCGTCGTGGTCACCGCGCCGCCGGTGGCGGGCGAGCGGGTCGACCTGACCGCCACCCCCGTGGCCGGTGACGGCAACGGCGCGCTGGCCGGCGGCGACGGCTACGCCTCGGTGGTCGGCCGCAGCTCGCTGCGCTGCTCGCTGGGCTTCAACGGCACCGACCGCGGCGGCAACGTCATCAACATCACCGCGGGCCACTGCAACCCCGACATCGGCTCGGCCGGCACCGGCAGCGCCGCGGCCGTCTACGAGCTCAACGGCGACAAGGCGGGCGCCCAGCTGGGCACCTTCCAGAAGTCGGTGCTCGGCGAGCAGGACTACTCGATCATCCGGGTCAACGACAACGCGCGTGCCCGGTTCGAGAACAACCTGGTCCGCGTCCCGGGCAACGCCCCGATCGCGGTCGACGGTGTGGCCACCCCGGTGGTCGGCGCTCCGGTCTGCAAGTCCGGCTCGCGCACCGGTTTCAGCTGCGGCATCATCAACGGCGTCGACCAGACCGTGCAGGTCGGCGACCGTCAGCTCACCCAGAGCTTCTCGGCCAACATCTGCGCCCTGCCCGGTGACTCGGGCGGCGCGATCGTGACCGGTCGCCTGGCGCTCGGCATCTCCAGCGCGTCGTCGGTCGCCGACTACCCGATCTGCGAGATCCCGAACATCATCGGTGCCATCACCGGCGACGTCCCGCAGCTGTTCGCGCAGCCGCTGAGCGTGGTCCTGTCGGACAACCCGGGTCTGGCGGTCCGTACCAACTGA
- a CDS encoding NRDE family protein, whose translation MCLVLLAWRAHPEYRLIVAANRDEFYTRPTESLRRWPGEPGLLAGRDLGAPTPGTWLGLRTDAARFAAVTNVRNPQDTPARPRSRGALLMDYLRGAATPAAYLAGIAAAPDAYVGYNLLVSDLRSLWWQSNRSGAGPLELSPGLHALSNAAHLASLPGSIHSDPQAATVVGAGAPPSWPKIDTGLAGLRDIVATAPDSVDDYFALLADRTEATDDLLPRTGIPLEFERAVSARFVAHDLHGTRASTVLLVREDGHFTMAEHTFGRHGAVEGTETLSGVVAVP comes from the coding sequence ATGTGTTTGGTTCTGCTCGCGTGGCGGGCGCACCCGGAGTACCGGCTGATCGTGGCCGCCAATCGGGACGAGTTCTACACCCGCCCCACCGAGTCGCTGCGGCGCTGGCCCGGCGAGCCCGGGCTGCTGGCCGGTCGTGATCTCGGCGCGCCGACGCCGGGCACCTGGCTGGGTCTGCGCACCGACGCGGCGCGCTTCGCCGCGGTCACCAATGTCCGTAATCCCCAGGACACCCCGGCCCGGCCGCGTTCCCGGGGCGCACTGCTGATGGACTACCTGCGCGGCGCCGCCACCCCCGCCGCCTATCTCGCCGGGATCGCCGCGGCACCCGACGCGTACGTGGGCTACAACCTGCTGGTCAGCGATCTGCGAAGCCTGTGGTGGCAGTCCAACCGCAGCGGCGCGGGCCCGCTCGAACTGTCGCCCGGGCTGCACGCGCTGTCCAATGCCGCGCACCTGGCGTCGCTGCCCGGATCCATCCACAGCGATCCCCAGGCCGCGACCGTCGTCGGTGCGGGCGCGCCACCGTCCTGGCCGAAGATCGACACCGGCCTGGCCGGCCTGCGCGACATCGTCGCCACCGCACCCGATTCGGTCGACGACTATTTCGCCCTGCTCGCCGACCGCACCGAGGCCACCGACGACCTGCTGCCGCGCACCGGCATCCCGCTAGAGTTCGAACGCGCCGTCTCGGCCCGCTTCGTCGCCCACGACCTGCACGGCACCAGGGCGAGCACAGTCCTGCTCGTCCGCGAGGACGGTCACTTCACCATGGCCGAGCACACCTTCGGGCGGCACGGGGCCGTCGAGGGCACGGAAACACTGTCTGGTGTGGTCGCCGTGCCCTGA
- a CDS encoding ABC transporter permease, with protein MASSARSTTDVRTASRSLVARLWPPVLAVAITVGLWWTATTVLSPEHSLLRKTAPQYVFPAIAELYERGVLVSDAGISLWRLLVGLAVATVIGVPVGLLIGLSTRLEQASSPVVQFLRMISPLSWTPIAIAVFGIGNQPVYFLVAAAAVWPIMLNTVAGVHAIDRGFLDVARSFHATRAEQLRVVIVPAVRDHIRTGLRLGLGTAWIVLVPAEMLGVRSGLGYQILNARDQLAYDQVVAVILVIGVLGFAVDLLASRLPGRALNGRAAS; from the coding sequence ATTGCTTCCTCCGCCCGTTCGACAACGGATGTCCGGACCGCGTCCCGATCGCTGGTGGCCAGGCTCTGGCCGCCGGTGCTGGCCGTGGCGATCACCGTCGGCCTGTGGTGGACCGCCACGACCGTGCTCTCGCCCGAGCATTCGCTGCTGCGCAAGACCGCGCCACAATACGTCTTCCCCGCGATAGCCGAACTGTATGAGCGCGGTGTGCTCGTCTCCGACGCGGGAATCAGCCTGTGGCGGTTGCTGGTCGGGCTGGCCGTGGCGACGGTGATCGGCGTGCCGGTGGGGCTGCTGATCGGCCTGAGTACGCGGCTGGAACAGGCGAGCTCACCCGTGGTGCAGTTCCTGCGGATGATCTCGCCGCTGTCCTGGACCCCCATCGCCATCGCCGTCTTCGGGATCGGGAATCAGCCGGTGTACTTCCTGGTCGCCGCCGCCGCGGTATGGCCGATCATGCTGAACACGGTGGCCGGGGTCCACGCCATCGATCGCGGCTTCCTCGACGTCGCGCGGTCGTTCCACGCGACCCGCGCGGAGCAGCTGCGGGTGGTGATCGTGCCCGCGGTCCGCGACCACATCCGGACCGGGCTTCGGCTGGGCCTCGGTACCGCCTGGATCGTGCTGGTGCCCGCCGAGATGCTCGGTGTGCGCTCGGGGCTCGGGTATCAGATTCTCAATGCGCGCGACCAGCTCGCCTACGACCAGGTCGTCGCCGTGATTCTGGTGATCGGCGTGCTGGGTTTCGCGGTGGATCTCCTGGCGAGCAGGTTGCCCGGGCGGGCGCTCAACGGTCGTGCTGCTTCATAG